In one Methylobacterium sp. SyP6R genomic region, the following are encoded:
- a CDS encoding cation:proton antiporter domain-containing protein yields MRFARASTALFVPATLSAILTAGTAQGAGIGSGGGPSEVVLVVQIVLLLTVGRLLGEAMLRIGQPAVMGQLLAGILLGPSFLGALWPEAQHWLFPPGRDQKALLDGIAQLGILLLLLMTGMETDLALVRRVRRAALSVSVTGVAVPFGCGFLLGWFLPEAMLPHPELRLVTALFLGTALAISSVKIVAMVVREMNFLRRNVGQVIVASAIIDDTIGWVIIAVIFSLAQAGTIDPWEIGRSLAGTLVFLGISLTVGRRLVFRLIRWANDSLRSEAAVITAILVLMGVMALITQAIGVHTVLGAFVAGLLVGQSPILTKRIDGQLRGIVTALFAPIFFGLAGLSADLTILRDPRLLLLTLGLIAIASLGKFAGAFAGGLMGGLRRSESLALACGMNARGSTEVIVASIGLGMGALSQDLFTMIVAMALITTLAMPPTLRWALHRLPLKGEEKERLEREAAEESGFVANLERLLVAADDGPKGRFAARLAGLVAGSRGMPVTVVRLGAATDEAVLAGAVTEAARGARQGDENDESGAVEVTELVREAPAAEAVGEEAAKGYDLLIVGIDPTVAPDGGLADAVAGAAERFDGPLAIAAARGSHRDDPERAALSVLAVIDGTRAARRGAEIAVTLARGAGAPLTVLFLSEAAGTRRLTGLGTGESQALRDVLDLAEQAGLQAHAQVRATRAPEHEILRQARAGDHDLIVMGVTRRSGEGAAFGPLAETVLEASDRSVLFLAS; encoded by the coding sequence GTGAGATTTGCCCGAGCGAGCACGGCGCTCTTCGTCCCCGCGACCCTCTCGGCGATCCTTACCGCCGGCACCGCTCAAGGAGCCGGGATCGGCTCGGGCGGCGGCCCGTCCGAGGTGGTGCTCGTCGTCCAGATCGTGCTGCTCCTCACCGTCGGGCGCCTGCTCGGCGAGGCGATGCTGCGGATCGGGCAGCCGGCGGTGATGGGCCAGCTGCTCGCCGGCATCCTGCTCGGTCCCTCCTTCCTCGGGGCGCTGTGGCCGGAGGCGCAACACTGGCTGTTTCCGCCCGGGCGCGACCAGAAGGCGCTCCTCGACGGCATCGCCCAGCTCGGCATCCTGCTCCTTCTGCTCATGACCGGCATGGAGACCGACCTCGCCCTGGTGCGCCGGGTCCGGCGGGCCGCGCTGAGCGTCTCGGTCACCGGCGTTGCGGTGCCGTTCGGCTGCGGCTTCCTGCTCGGCTGGTTCCTGCCCGAGGCGATGCTGCCGCATCCGGAACTCCGCCTCGTCACCGCGCTCTTCCTCGGCACCGCGCTCGCGATCTCGTCGGTCAAGATCGTCGCCATGGTGGTGCGCGAGATGAATTTCCTGCGCCGCAACGTCGGCCAGGTCATCGTCGCCTCGGCGATCATCGACGACACGATCGGCTGGGTCATCATCGCGGTCATCTTCAGCCTGGCCCAAGCCGGCACGATCGACCCGTGGGAGATCGGTCGCAGCCTCGCCGGCACGCTGGTCTTCCTCGGGATCAGCCTCACGGTCGGGCGCCGCCTCGTCTTCAGGCTGATCCGCTGGGCCAACGATTCGCTGCGGAGCGAGGCCGCGGTGATCACCGCGATCCTGGTGCTGATGGGGGTGATGGCGCTCATCACGCAAGCCATCGGCGTGCACACGGTGCTCGGCGCCTTCGTGGCCGGCCTCCTCGTCGGCCAGTCGCCGATCCTGACCAAGCGCATCGACGGGCAGCTGCGCGGCATCGTCACCGCCCTGTTCGCGCCGATCTTCTTCGGGCTCGCGGGCCTGAGCGCCGACCTCACCATCCTGCGCGACCCGCGCCTCCTGCTCCTCACCCTCGGGCTCATCGCCATCGCGAGCCTCGGCAAGTTCGCCGGCGCCTTCGCGGGCGGGCTGATGGGGGGCCTGCGGCGGTCGGAATCCCTGGCGCTCGCCTGCGGCATGAATGCCCGCGGCTCGACCGAGGTGATCGTCGCCTCGATCGGGCTCGGCATGGGGGCGCTGAGCCAGGACCTGTTCACCATGATCGTCGCCATGGCGCTCATCACCACCCTGGCGATGCCGCCGACCTTGCGCTGGGCGCTCCACCGCCTGCCGCTGAAGGGCGAGGAGAAGGAACGGCTGGAACGCGAGGCGGCGGAGGAAAGCGGCTTCGTCGCCAACCTCGAACGCCTGCTCGTCGCCGCCGATGACGGCCCGAAGGGGCGCTTCGCCGCCCGGCTCGCCGGCCTGGTGGCCGGCTCCCGCGGGATGCCGGTGACGGTGGTGCGGCTCGGCGCGGCGACGGACGAGGCCGTCCTGGCCGGCGCGGTGACGGAGGCGGCGCGGGGCGCGCGGCAGGGAGACGAGAACGACGAATCCGGGGCGGTCGAGGTGACGGAACTCGTCCGCGAGGCGCCCGCCGCGGAGGCCGTCGGCGAGGAGGCCGCCAAGGGCTACGACCTCCTGATCGTCGGCATCGACCCCACGGTGGCGCCGGATGGCGGCCTCGCCGACGCGGTGGCGGGAGCCGCGGAGCGGTTCGACGGGCCGCTCGCCATCGCGGCGGCGCGGGGGTCCCACCGCGACGATCCGGAGCGCGCCGCCCTCTCGGTCCTGGCGGTGATCGACGGCACCCGGGCCGCCCGGCGCGGTGCCGAGATCGCCGTCACCCTGGCCCGCGGCGCGGGCGCACCCTTGACGGTCCTATTCCTATCGGAGGCCGCCGGGACGCGGCGCCTCACCGGCTTGGGCACGGGGGAGTCCCAGGCGCTTCGCGACGTGCTCGACCTCGCCGAACAGGCGGGTCTGCAGGCGCACGCCCAGGTCCGCGCCACGCGGGCGCCCGAGCACGAGATCCTGCGCCAAGCCCGGGCCGGCGATCACGATCTGATCGTGATGGGCGTCACCCGCCGCTCCGGCGAGGGTGCGGCGTTCGGGCCGCTGGCCGAGACGGTGCTGGAGGCCTCGGACCGCTCGGTGCTGTTCTTGGCGAGCTGA